In one window of Opitutus sp. GAS368 DNA:
- a CDS encoding nicotinate-nucleotide adenylyltransferase → MSEKKELLTTNRKALTINLDGTRYGTIAEIGAGQEVSRIFFQVGGASGAIAKTMSAYDMTFSDAIYGKAPRYVSRERLLTMLDHEYRLLIERLAEKRADRTKFFVFADTVVAKSFKGPNDGHGWLGVRFQHEVGAEPSDIIIHVRMWDKENVLQQQTLGIVGTNLIYGAFNYAHDPSQLIQSLADNIGTDRVEIDMLRVSGPAFGAVDNRLLSLRLVQYGLTNAVMFAPDGEVLQPSEALHHQAVLVERGSFRPVTHVNVDMLTCATAQFMQEPMVKGKDMIVLMEITMNNLLSEGDLDAADFLARVDMLGHIGFTTLISNYSEFYRLVSYFRRYTKEMIGVAMGINNLLEIFNEKYYENLEGGILESMGRMFRHAVKLYVYPMRQAAYDSYLASGNPASAASHGGTSHAFSSGVMITARNLQVNDRLRNLYAHLLENHNLDCIVGYNPDHLSIFSRDVLQRIKAGDDSWEKMVPAKVAEFIKERKLLGYGVKARAAS, encoded by the coding sequence ATGAGTGAGAAAAAGGAACTGCTCACGACCAACCGCAAGGCGCTGACCATCAATCTCGATGGCACGCGCTACGGCACCATCGCGGAGATCGGCGCCGGGCAGGAGGTCTCCCGCATCTTCTTCCAGGTCGGCGGCGCCTCCGGCGCCATCGCCAAGACCATGTCGGCCTACGACATGACCTTCAGCGACGCCATCTACGGCAAGGCCCCGCGCTACGTCTCCCGCGAGCGCCTGCTGACGATGCTCGACCACGAATACCGGCTGCTCATCGAACGCCTCGCGGAGAAACGCGCCGACCGCACCAAGTTCTTCGTGTTCGCCGACACCGTCGTCGCCAAGAGCTTCAAGGGCCCCAATGACGGCCACGGCTGGCTGGGCGTCCGCTTCCAGCACGAGGTCGGCGCCGAGCCGAGCGACATCATCATCCATGTCCGCATGTGGGACAAGGAGAACGTCCTCCAGCAGCAGACCCTCGGCATCGTCGGCACCAACCTCATCTACGGCGCCTTCAACTACGCCCATGATCCGTCCCAGTTGATCCAGTCGCTCGCCGACAACATCGGCACCGACCGCGTCGAGATCGACATGCTGCGCGTCAGCGGCCCGGCCTTCGGCGCCGTCGACAACCGCCTGCTCTCGCTCCGCCTCGTCCAATACGGCCTGACCAACGCCGTGATGTTCGCCCCCGACGGCGAGGTGCTGCAACCCTCCGAGGCGCTGCACCACCAGGCCGTGCTCGTCGAGCGCGGCAGCTTCCGGCCCGTCACGCACGTCAACGTCGACATGCTCACCTGCGCCACCGCGCAGTTCATGCAGGAGCCCATGGTCAAGGGGAAGGACATGATCGTCCTCATGGAGATCACGATGAACAACCTCCTCTCCGAGGGCGACCTGGACGCCGCCGACTTTCTCGCCCGCGTCGACATGCTGGGCCACATCGGCTTCACCACGCTCATCTCGAACTACTCGGAGTTCTACCGTCTCGTGTCCTACTTCCGCCGCTACACGAAGGAGATGATCGGCGTGGCGATGGGCATCAACAACCTCCTCGAGATCTTCAACGAGAAGTATTATGAGAACCTGGAGGGCGGCATTCTCGAGTCGATGGGCCGCATGTTCCGCCATGCGGTGAAACTCTATGTCTACCCGATGCGGCAGGCCGCCTACGACAGCTACCTCGCCAGCGGCAATCCCGCCAGCGCCGCAAGCCACGGCGGCACCAGCCACGCGTTCTCGTCCGGCGTCATGATCACGGCCCGGAACCTGCAGGTGAACGACCGCCTCCGCAACCTCTACGCCCACCTGCTCGAGAACCACAATCTCGACTGCATCGTCGGCTACAATCCGGACCACCTGAGCATCTTCTCGCGCGACGTCCTCCAACGCATCAAGGCCGGGGACGATTCCTGGGAGAAGATGGTGCCGGCCAAGGTCGCCGAGTTCATCAAGGAGCGCAAACTGCTCGGCTACGGCGTCAAGGCCCGCGCCGCCAGCTGA